In Lycium barbarum isolate Lr01 chromosome 9, ASM1917538v2, whole genome shotgun sequence, the DNA window TATAATCTAAATAACTAAAATTAAAACTAAAAACATTGTATTAAagacaaaaaattatttttattagaCGCAATACTTAAATAAAGATGATTATAAATAATTATAGATTTTatgattaaaaaataataaaaacacaGTAAAGTTCATGATTTTCTTTTGGATCGATGTTCTTTTCCTTGATTTATAGTAGTTTTTCCTTAAAATTGGTTTGGACAAAGATGAATGATAAATTGTAAAATATTGAAACGAGAAAATATCATCTTTAACCTGCATTCTGTGCTAACATATCCATTAATACAAGAATGTAAGCATATTAATGTGCATATGTTAAGCATATTAATGTGCATGTATCATCAGTGGCAGTGGCagagccacactatgccgagaGTGTTCATCCCAACCCCCTCGGCTAAAAGAAATACTGTTTTTATAAGGTtaattcactactaaaaaaaccgGGTTTTTTGACCAAATAATTTCGACCTCACTTTTTGGTCGAAAAAAAATCGatcacatgaggtcgaaattttcagaattttaattttttttttttgatttcgacctcatgtggtcgataTTTAAACGGAAAATAaaatttcgaccgcatgaggttgaaacttatttttgtacaaataataaatgaaaaaaacattttaaaaaatttaattatataaataaaacaattaataaaaaaaaagaagaagcatatTTCGACTGCATGCGGTCGAAAATTAAGTCAAATTTGGTCAAATCTGACTTAATTATTTCGACCGCACACGGTCAAAATAATAAATTTGAAAAATTTAATGTACTCCCCCAACATCAATCGTGCAATTCTCACCAAAAATACCAAAACCTAATTTTATCCCAAACTCCCACCCCCACCACACCCCTACCCCGCCGCCGACGCCCCATCCCCACCACTGCCTGTCCTCCGTTGCCGCCCTTGCTGTCCGCCAGGTACCTTCTTTAATTGTTTATTTTTTGCATCTTTTATGATATGTGTGGTAGTTCTAATTTCTTGGTCCTTCAACCTTTTTAGAGGGGGGAACCACAGAAGCAAGTTGACTAGTGATGTAGCTGGGGAGCTTAGTGATACATCTGTAAGTTGTGAGGAAACTAGATCCAATTCTCAGGCTATTGCATTTTCTCCATTGGAGCAGCAAGTGCTGAAGAAGGTTGTTATCTTTTCCTTCTACCCATTATTAGTTTACCTTCTGTTGATCCACTAAAATTTGCCTCAGAAATGCTATTACTGAAAACATGGTGAGTTATGGAATCTAAAGCTCTTGATGATATCTTTTTAGAACCTTTTTCTCTGTTCCTTTATTTTCCTCATTTCTTGTATGTTGGCCTATAGATTGAACAAAAAGGAAAAGTTAAGGAAGTCTGTGTAAGCTAAGTATCCTGTTCATCTTTATATTTTTGCAACGAATAATATATCCTGGAAATATTGGAAAATGGCCATGTAATGCATGCCTCTTGGAGTCTTGGTCCTCTTTTTGGGTACAATTTAAACCTTCTCATTTACAAgtttaaagaaaaaaattcttttcTGTACCATGATAGTGTACGTTATTTTCAACTTCAGCAAGGTGAATAAATTGGAAGAGGTGGAATTGCAAGTGTATGCAAGTGGTTTGATTTCATGTTTATTTATTCTCCCTACAAGAACAACGTTCGATACCAAACAAGTTGGGGTCGATATTAATCTTCACTAATCATGTTCAATTTTGAATTTACAGATCTCATCTTAAATATCATCACTAGTATGAAAGAAATAAGTAGTAAGTTAACACTGATTATGTTGTTTAATTGGACAGCTACGGGCACAATAACCATGAGAATTAATTTGTGGTCTTTATCAGTGTTCTGCAAAGCAGTATGTGGTGTACTTTCATATGGCTGTTGGTGGTGTTTTTAAGGATAATGCTTCAAGCGTTGAGTTTAGAGTTGAGTCTTAATTTGACATTGTTTTTAGTATGTTTCTGTGGGTTTCTGCAATATAATTATCCCTCCACTAATGTCTTGCAGTTTCAAGTAGTTTattaatctcttttttttttggtatagaaATCTATGTGGGTCAGTTTGCTTGTGATTTGAAACTTGATGGATATTAGATCTCTTCTACTCTTTTTTAACCGACAGTATGGTGTCTGAAAGAATTAATATTTCCTCCACTAAGCAAGCATAGAAATGCTTATGGTTAGTGTTGAATATATCTTAGTCGTGTTAATACGTTTACTTTAGGTCCTACTCTTTCTAAGAGTCTTTTAGTCCTATTAGAGATACTTATGCCAGTAGGAAATGAAGAGAACTTCTAGTacatttcatttttattgttATTATGTATAATGTTGACTTGAGATGAATTTAAATGAGGAATATGATTAATGAGGATTCAAATAGTTGTCTCCAACTTGTCTGAGACTGAGGCATAATAGTTGTTGCTTGTTTGCTTACTGATAAGCAGTTCTAGGATTGCTTTCACTATGCTTTTTGGTGTTTAAATTTGTTGGTTGGTGTTGCAATATAGTTAACTCGCAGATGCAGCAGAGCTATGCTACCTCCAAGCAAGTAAAGTCCACAACTTGAACCTTTTGAGTCAATACTCATCAAGTGTACTAGCTATGCGCTTCCTAGATTTTTGTCAAACTACCATGACGTTTGTGCCTATTCTCCAGTTACAATGTAAGGTGAAGAGGTGGTTCAGATTATTGAACTGGATTTAGTCTATCTCATTTTTGTTGGATGGAAAAGAAAAACTGAAAAGGAATGACGAAATTAATGGAAGTTATTGCTTACAAATTTATTGAAGTCTAGTCATCCACGTTTAAATATGAGCTTGCAAAATTGTGGGTCCTGATCAATGTCTTCTCTTTCTACTTTTATCAGTGTAGTTTTTCCTTTTCTCTCATTCTCTCCATCTTTTTCAATTTTAGTTACTCTTTTCTCGGAAGGTGTAACTATGAAAGCTTGTGGTTAACTATTAAAAGACAAAAGGTTAGGGACCTTATGACTATTCTTGTGTTAAAAATTGTTTGTTGTGATCCTCCTATGTTGGTAGATTTGGTGCTTGTTTGTTGGAAGGGTAGGAACTTTCAACTCCAGTGTCCTTATAGCTAGCGGATCAATTTGTTAGATTTGCTTTAGATTGAATTCGTTAGTAGTTTAACGAATTTCCGGCTCCTAGAGACACCAGTGGCTAAGTATAAAGCAGGAAATCCATAGAGCATTGGGCTTAAGGTATTCTTATCAGAATGTTTTTTAGTAAAACATCTTTTGTCTTGTTTGTAATACAAATATAGGTCTCTCATTGTGTCTTGGGTTTTTTGTTTATTGATGTTGTATGTTTGTTTTTGCAGCCCCAGGTGATTACAGTGGTTCTGAAAGTTCACATGCATTGTGAGGCTTGTGCTCACGAAATCAAGAGGCGTATACAAAGAATGAAAGGCAAGATTATTAATTTTGCTATTATTTTCTtcactctttttcttttatttaattaatttgggAGTAGTAGGAGTACTATTTTGATTCATTATGCTGATTTTCTGATTATGCTTTTGTTACACTTTTCAGTTGTATTTGTTAATTAAAGGacgtttcttttctctttttcggATCTCTACAATAACATTGGATACTTAAGGATCTCTATATTCTATATATGTACCTTTCTCAATCAGTACATTCTTTTATTAGTTAGTAGGAATAGAATATTCAATTCTTAAAGATTCTCTTAAAATTCTTCAGTTTTGAGTTTAATTCAAGCACATGTCCTCCACTACTAATTAATCTTTGGAATCATTAGTAATAGTATTGACTGTTGGGTATCATCAAAAGTTGCATATATGACTTAGGAAATTGATACCatacataattaattaattaattttcatGGAAGAACCAGCAGGGGCACCAGCTaaagaagaagcagcagcaacACAAGCTAAAGAAGAAACTGTTCAAAACAAGTTTAGGTATTTTATGAATTGTGCTGATAACATGTTTTGCATTTCGATAAATTGATCTAACTTTACAATGCAGGATGTGTTTGCACCCTGTTTGAAAAGATCAATATGAAAATATTGCTATGTCACAAGAAGACGTAGTTCATGCTCTTGTTGATGAGGATAATGGGGAGGAATCGGATCATGTCTGTAACACCCAACGTTGACTTTTGGATTGTAATATTGCTATGTTTTCTTggatatgtatttttttttatgatagttttaattcgaattagatgcacttttgaaggtgaatttgattgtAGGAAGTAGTTTATGGATGTTTTAACTTtacgatgtttaagtgtttgaatatAGAAAGTAGTTTATAGTTGTTTAACTTTACGATGTtcaagtgtttgaatgtagttttaaggatatttagaagtactttaaattgaaacttgaggttgaatttgatttTAGAATGTGAAGTTTATGATTGTAGAAGTACTTTGATGAATTGGACGTGTTGATGAATTGCATTGTTGATTTGGTTGATGAGTGTGATTGGCAGGTGGGCTGCTGTAAAAGCAACTGAATGttggaattttttttccagattttcgacctcatgcggtcgaaaaTTCACCCAGATATTGATAATTTTCGACCTCATAAGGTCGAAATTGtactaaaaaattaaaatttcgacCGCACGAGGTCGAAAATCTGGGCAACATtttgaatttcgacctcatgatgtcgaaatctggcaacaatattgctaaatttcgacctcatgcggtcgaaattctgaatttttattttttattttcagaatatttgtataaaaataatattttcgaccgcgtgcggtcgaatttttttattaatatttaaataaaaataacttTTTCGACCTCACGTGGTCGAAAAATTTATTTTCGTAATTTAGGTAGAAAACTTATTTCGACCGCGTGAGGTCGAAAATTTTCGACCACGTGAGGTCGAAAAAAATTTCACCCTACCTGTTAGCGACCATGCCTTGTGGTGGAAATTTTGGTCGACAATTGGCCTTTTTCGACCGCGTGTGGTCGAAAATTTTGGTCGAATttcactgtttttttagtagtataaaattattttttatgtatatatagtagatgttgaacccccttaggcttcttcatatgtttacttttttatattttgaacccctgggcggaaatcctgactccgccactgTGTATCATGCATATATATCCATTTTTCCAAAATAGCAGTAGGCAAATATTAAGTAAGAAATTTCTCAGTCAGTGTTCGTTTTTCTGTTTTTATCTAAAATTATTTACTGTCTTGGCTTTAATTAAATGTAAACATCCTATTTTGTAAACTTTGATTTAATAAGGTTTTGTTGTATATAAATCATGAATCCGTTCTAAACTTCTTTAGCGACAAACTTATACATTTTCTTGAAAAGAAAATTCTAAACTTTTAAAGTTAAAAAATATACAAAATTATAGCAACTAATTTAGTAGTTTCTAAATTACAACCACTAAACATCAATTATTGACATGGCTAAGGATGATGAGCCAAAATATAAGAAGAAGTTGGGATTAGGCTGTTTTCTTCTTGGTAGTTATCTTTTAAACTTTTAAATTTGACTTGAGAGATATTACTTCGGTTATTATCTTCTGATTTATCGTCCAGTTTATTAGGcttcaaaacataataaaaaTGGGATATTATTTGATGCTAGAACTCCCTTCGAAAGCAAGAGAATGATCAATATCGCTTTCCAGAAGTTCTTTCATTTTTGGAATGAAGCAGCAACTACATGTATCATAGGAAATTGTTAGTTTGTAACAAGACTGGctagaaatataaaaaaattagaTCTACAGTATGTCACATGTGGTCCATACACGTTTGTTAATCCCTTTCCCTCTTTTTCTCTTTGACACAATCCGCGCATCGCGCAGGTACGTATACTAGTTAGCACATAATAAGAAGGAAGGaaagaaatgaaaaagaaaagaaaagaaaagataagtATGATTATGTGACAGAACTGAGGATTAAGCTAGTTATTCTTATTATCTTAGTTAAGATTCAAACAATCTGAATAATTATTTGTATTGAGCTAATAATATAACTTGTGCTATAATTTTCGTAGTGTTGCTTtaatccttttaaaaaaaaaacttttatgcTTTGTGGCGGGGGGTTGAATGATGTTTGACGAAGAAATTAAATGATGCAATTACCAATTTTCAATTTCATGTAAGTTAGGATGTTAAAAGACAGAAATCTTGGGACTCCTAAACTTGACATGCTTTATTCGGTACAcatttaaattattttattaattttgatTATTTCCTTGAACTTGATAGTTTGATAGCCTTGACACTTCGTGTTAGGATTTTGCCTTaattttcttaccatatttgagttttacttttctcttgaAGAAAAGTTAAAGTATAACCATAATTGCTTTACTTTTCTGGAAGGAAAAATATAATTCTCTTTCATATTTGGCTAGTCCATTTCTTGGAAGAAAGAGTTTTGGACCTTTATAAATAGAAGAATCCCTCTCATATAACAGAACACAGTAGCATACACAATGTAGTCGTTtagagagtcttgtttatggggagATTTTTCTCTCCACATTCTTTATGCTTttctttatattagtttttcatatgtaGGTCAATTGACCAAACCGTGGGTTAAAAATTATGCCATTTTAGTATAGTTTCATTGTCTTTTGATTTATCATCATTCAACGTTTGCAATTGatagcttccgcatgacgccctgATTATTTCGATCTCAACAAATGGTATCAGAACCAATTGTTTAACGAGGTTGAAGACAGGTTCAAGGCGGGTCCAAATCAAGAGCAATCAATTTGACAAATAATCAAGTTtgttttgtcaaaaaaaaaaaaaggtctgaAGTACTACGTGTGGAGACAATTTCAATTATATTTTCAACAATTGTACCGCTGcatatttttaaaacaaaaacaacTTTTAACTCATGCTTACTTCAACGCATGAGCTCCAATTTTCAACTCATGCTTACTTTCAACGTATGGGCTCAAATTTTTAACTTTTGCTTACTTTAAACGCTTGGGCCAATTACAATCCATGTTCACTTTTAACGCATGGGCTCCACTTTCAATCTATGCTCACTTTTAACGCACAATGCTCAAATTTTTAACCCATGCTTACTTTTAACCATAGCAAGCAGCAGTGATGAAGATTATATATATAAAGAAGACGGATCGATATTTGTCAAGAAAATCCCGGCCAAAAGGAGAGATTTGTTAGGGTTTTGCCCTGATTTTCTTGCcatatttgagttttacttttctctcGAAGAAAAGTCAAAATATAACCATAATTGCTTTACTTTTCCTGAAGGAAAAATATAATTATCTTCCATATTTGGCCAGTCCATTtcttggaggaaaatgttttggACCTCTATAAATAGAAGAATCCCTCTCATATAACAGAACACAGTAGCATACACAATGTAGTCGTTtagagagtcttgtttatggggagATTTTTTCTCTCCACATTCTTTATGCTTTTCTTTATATTAGTTTTTTTATATGTAGGTCAATTGACCAAACCCTATTAAAATATTATGCCATTTAGTATATTTTTATTGTCTTTTGATTTATTGTCGTTCAACGTTTGCAATTGATAGCTTCCGCATGATGCCCTGATTATTTAATTTCGATCCCAACACATTCAATGTGTTCGAGCTCTATAATTCAGATTAAGTTTAATTTATCATTGGATGAGTTGAACTGTAGATGTTAATCTTAAAAGAACGATGATAAGTACAGTTGAACTATGAACTAGGTGGACATGGTACGGTATGCtacaatattgaaaacttcagtTCGGTAATTTCAGTTTTTgatttttaaaatttctatatCATTACCATATATCAAATTAATTCAGTATGGCtcggtatttttaagttcggATTTAGTATTCTGCAGTACAGTAAATCGGTAAATATAGTTTGTTcgacttcgacttacatataACCATATAATAGAtaattatgaatttggctatttaAGAAAAGTCTCAATTATATCATACTAGTACCTTAATCATGTAAAATATTCataagaaagtacaagcaattccATTCACTAATCAATTACAGGAAAAGGATATTTCAATCAAAATGGAATAGTCAAAGTTCGAACGTCTAAACAATTAATTTTGTACTAATACTAGTTTATAAATTTAATCGTATTATAATAAATATATGAATTAAAATACCGAATACCAAATAAATTCAAAATGTGTACCAAATGTCATAAGAAATACCAATATACCAAAATTGCGATATCAAAAATTTCAGTTTCGGTATCTACCATACCAATATGCCCGCCCCTACTGTGAACAATCAACTATCATATTGTAAAAATGAGATATTCCATCAATTGTCAAAAGAATATGAGCAAATAATTTACTAAATTCATCGAATTATTCCAAAAGATCAAATAGTAAGGTCATTGGCGAACCCAATTAAAGTAATTGAGACATCTAAGGGAGAGATATATACTGTTTCAATGGTTTCACTGTTCCTTTCGTTTTTTCATCACCAACAGTTTCATTATTAGTCAACGTCAATGATGCTTGCATCTTCTTCAGAAATTTTGCCTGCAAAATAGCGTATCTAATTAAGTTAATTTTGCCtgtgaacaaagtaccacattagcagctgaaaagaaaaatgatctacttataaggtgttggatactcttaatgatgagAGATTTTTTAGGGAAAACTGTGCGGGCTGTGCCCAAAGCGGATAGTATCACATCATGTTAACAGTATATTTAGACCATTCAGCCCAACAAAATCTGCTAGCTTGGAAGTTCCCAATAAAGTGTTTAAAATGTTAACTATACTTTGTGATATtctttatacaacaacaacaacatgtccagtgaaatcccacaatgtgggggtatggggagggtaaagtgtacgcagaccttacccctatcttggaAGGTAGGGAGAGGCTGTTTACGAAAGATCTTTGGCTCAACAGAAAACGTGACTGAAAAAGTTCAGATAAggacaagcagttcaaagcagtatgaaaatgaaactaacgaaaTCGAAAAAGTCATGATGAAGCAGTCTAGGAAAAAAAcgagcagtagctaccacagatataTAAGATAATCGAAATACAAGCAACAACAGatagtagcaagaatcaaaggacaatAAACTATAGAGAAAAACTGCGACTACTAGTACAACGGGATGAGCGGCACTACCCACTAGCTTGTTACCCTAATCTGAGTACTTCGTTACCTCCTAGCTAAGGTCATGTTCTCGGTAAGTtagaactgcgccatgtcctgtttaatcacctctctccaatactttttcggcctacctctacttttgctgaaaccatccatagccaatCTTTCACACGTGTAAAGCATGTGAATAATTTTTAAGATAAACTATTTTATTAGAAGAATTCATTAACATTGAGAGATGACACATCAACTATAATTGATCTCCCAGAATGCAAAGTGCTTTCTTCCATCCATAAATTTCTTATCACAAATGCAAGAGTCATAGTGCATGTGCATATATAAGAtcattaaataataataataataataataataataataataataataatatgcttaAATGAGAAAGCTTACTAGTATGAATTTGCCATATTGGTTTCTCTCCATCAGTAACAATCTCAAACATTATGCGATCTCCCTTCTTTAAGCAATTTGCATCACGGATCTTATTCCATCCATTTCTAATACACACCCAGTTACGATATGAACGTAATATAACATTCCACGACCTCTTTCTTTCATCTCTAACAATCAGATCGCGTTTCTTGATCGTGAAGAGACCATTTGCCAATGCAAATTGTTTAGGGATGGGCTGAAATGGTGTTATATATAGTCAATCAAACAATGCATATACTCCATATTTTAACGAAAACATATTGAAGTTTTTTTGAACTTACCAAGACGTTATTTGAGAGGTAATAGGGTCTAACAGTGCATACAAAATGAGGATGACCAAAGGGGTTGCGAGTAGCAGTTTCTGTATGGAGAAATGCTTTGCTTGATGACTTAATGTGGTTTGAATTTTCTGTTACATGGTTAATCATAAGCAAAACCATGTCAAAGAAATTAGCTATGAGAAAAATATCACAATTAATGTATGAATGGCGTAGAGCCTACACTAAGGATTTAAATTATATGAATTgataatgtaatttttttttttttaacattcaGTGTGATCTAGTGTAGACTGTGTAGTTTAGCTTATAATAGTAGGTTTATTCTCATTTCTATCAAATAAATTGCAAATTAGTGCTTGTTATAGAGATCACCTGTACATTGTAGTAATTGCTGAACAGGTGGTGTAAAGATTTTTACAATTGAACTTTGCATTAATTAAACGAAAATTGACATAAATAACCTTCCACCCAATAAAATAGTTTGGCCCAACGAAAAAAATTCCGAGCtttcaaaaatacatatacagTAATGATACACattctatatatatacagtacaATCATTGTTGAATAGAGTGcgtatcactactgtatatgtatagaaaaaatGTATCACacatatagaaactgtatcagtatcgtatagaatatgtatccctaaagtatatgtatagaaaagaTATCATTGAagtataatttgtgtataataaatgtataatcagCGTATAATTCTTGTTTAATAAATACATAATTAgtgtatacttactaattattACATATACCGTAATGATACATATTCTATGCAACattctatacatatacaatataatCATTGTTGTacataatatgtatcactactttatatgtatgatacattttctatacgcATGAGACACTTTCTATAAAGGaatgatacaatttatatatatatgttgtaattAGTTGAAAAATGGCTATAAAATGAAATTATTTTGGGGCAATTCGCAATAATGCCCttatttgggggtggtctttaattttcgtccatcaaaataaaagaatttaacttttgtccttcgcctaaaaccTCAGGGTTCTGGGTTCGAGCTCTTGCTCAtgcgaaaattaaaaaaaaaaatcgctaggACTGTACCCCAACAGGCATAGTTTTCTTGCaagactctaccttaaggcagagtttgcaagCAAATTATGCCTGATAGGGCAAAGTTTGCctgcaaactatgccttaaggtagagttttgccttcaaaattctgccttaaggtaaaATTCTGCTTTAAAacagagttttgaaggcaaaattctgtcttgcgaatccaaaccttTGCCTTACGAaattccttccttttttttttactgtgctgaggttcgaacccagaatctcagggtattaggcgaagggcaaaaattaaagaccaccccaaaagaagggaaatcTGTGCAAAAAAAATGATTATTTTAAAAAGGCTAAAAAATGACCTTTAAGATTCTTGGGCCACGGGGTGTCAATAGTTTCACCCGGATGGTCATTTGTGTCTTTTTCCCAATATTAATTAGTTTAATGGCCAATtacaaattttcatttttattagtTATAATATATGGCCCTACGGTTCATTACAAATATTCACAGGAGATCAGTAAAATATATAATACAAAAGacaaataaataaaaacataaaaactcgcatgactttttattttttcaaaatgaaACTGGTCATAAAAAATCATTTCCTCTAAAAAGAAGCCCTTTACTTTGAACCATAGCCTATTAAATAGAGTCCATCCCACTTTACCAAGCATTTAAGGGTTGGGAAACAATACCCCCTCCAAATTTTGAATTGGAATGATAATCCCCCATATATAATATTTTCTGGTGAGAATTTTTCCTATTTGAATAaagatcttttttctttttctttctagaattaaaatacgaaaatatataatttttattatttttccatTCACCTATTCCATTGAAAATAATGTATTTTTTAAAGATATAACAGCTACTTGCAATAATCTGTCAATAAACTTTTAGCTGTGTTGCATTCCTTTTACCTGCATGCGCATTAAACTTTGAAATTCTAATTGCATATCAATAATCTACCTAATTTCTCATTCTGACATTACCATTGGGTAATCTATAAATATTTTGAATAATTGCAATTCCATCCGCTAAGATATATTTCACAACAATTTTCACATTAATCAATTATGTAAGCATATTTCttatattttcaaaatactcAGATGAGCCaagcaaataatttttttttcctgaaaaat includes these proteins:
- the LOC132612200 gene encoding uncharacterized protein LOC132612200, coding for MRSKIKSNLVKSDLIISTAHGQNNKFEKFNVLPQHQSCNSHQKYQNLILSQTPTPTTPLPRRRRPIPTTACPPLPPLLSARGGNHRSKLTSDVAGELSDTSVSCEETRSNSQAIAFSPLEQQVLKKPQVITVVLKVHMHCEACAHEIKRRIQRMKGKIINFAIIFFTLFLLFN